In Candidatus Kryptoniota bacterium, the sequence ATTATTAAGGAGCGCGAGAGGAATGGAGGAGAGATGACTCGGTGGGTTTACAATTTTGCGGCAGTCGTGTTAAGCGTATTGTTCAATGCTCTAGGTACCTTTTCACAGACAGCTGTTAGACCTTCCGGCAGTGGCACTGCCGGAGATCCATACCGGGTTGACTCTCTCGCCAATCTCGCCTGGATCCAGCAGGCGGTGAACGATACGGCATGGGGTGCGTATTACTTGCAGACTGCCAACATAGCTGCATCTTCGGATACTGGATGGGATTCGGATAGCGGATTTACACCGATTGGAAATTCCACGACACATTTTACAGGCGCTTACGACGGGAATGGATACACTATCTCTGGGTTGTACATTGCTCGTGGCAGCGGACTTCAGGTTGGGATGTTTGGTTGGACTCAGGGAGCAACATTGAAAAATATCGGACTCGTCCATGTATTCATCACCGGGAGAGTAGACGTCGGCGCACTTGCAGGCTACAACGGTTCGGCGATAACGGACTGCTACAGTACCGGTTCCGTTAATGGGACCAACACAACCAGTAATAATGATATAGGTGGTCTCGTCGGCATGAATCTAGATGGAGCGATAAGTGAGGATTACAGCACCGCTACGGTGAGCGGACAGTCGTACGTCGGCGGGCTCGTTGGAGAAAATTATACCGGCTCAACGATAAGTAACAGCTATAGTACGGGAAATGTCACCAGCGTGCTGAGATATGCAGGAGGGCTGGTCGGTAACAATGCGTACGGTACAATATCAAATAGCTACAGCCTGGGAAAAGCAACCGCTGGAATAGCGTATGAGGGGGGACTTGCCGGCTCTAACAGCGCTACAATAGTCAACTGTTTCTGGAATACGGATTCCTCCGGATCGACCGGCATCGGCGGAGGGAGCATAACTGGTGCTGCAGGCAAAACCTCACTAGAGTTGAAGGACCCTCTTACGTTTACAAACGCTGGATGGGACACTTCTGTTTGGTATATGGGCGATGGAGTTAACGACGGGTACCCATATCCGAAATTCCAGTACCCTGACGGAACGCATTTAGTGGTGTCAGTCACTCCTTTCGGCAGTGGCACATCGAGTGTCCCGTACCTCGTAGCCACTCTCGATAATCTTTATTGGATAACACAGCACGCAAGTTCCTGGACATCAAGGTTCAAACAAACTGCAGACATAGATGCATCGCAAACCTCAGGCTGGGATTCGAGTGCCGGGTTTTCGCCGATAGGAAATAGTATATCGCCCTTTGCCGGCACATATGATGGAGGTGGGTTTGCAATCTCAAGCCTGAGCATTTCCCGTGAAAATTCTGATTATGTAGGTTTGTTCGGATTATCTGATGGTGGCAATGTGAAGAATATCGGGCTTGTCAATGAG encodes:
- a CDS encoding GLUG motif-containing protein, whose translation is MTRWVYNFAAVVLSVLFNALGTFSQTAVRPSGSGTAGDPYRVDSLANLAWIQQAVNDTAWGAYYLQTANIAASSDTGWDSDSGFTPIGNSTTHFTGAYDGNGYTISGLYIARGSGLQVGMFGWTQGATLKNIGLVHVFITGRVDVGALAGYNGSAITDCYSTGSVNGTNTTSNNDIGGLVGMNLDGAISEDYSTATVSGQSYVGGLVGENYTGSTISNSYSTGNVTSVLRYAGGLVGNNAYGTISNSYSLGKATAGIAYEGGLAGSNSATIVNCFWNTDSSGSTGIGGGSITGAAGKTSLELKDPLTFTNAGWDTSVWYMGDGVNDGYPYPKFQYPDGTHLVVSVTPFGSGTSSVPYLVATLDNLYWITQHASSWTSRFKQTADIDASQTSGWDSSAGFSPIGNSISPFAGTYDGGGFAISSLSISRENSDYVGLFGLSDGGNVKNIGLVNENIAGASHVGGLIGYNEFDSVSASYSTGIIRGVSQVGGLVGINNDAIMSKVFSTASVGGDTAVGGLVGFNVKTFTGSTIVNSFSKGAVTCADTLGGGLVGLNYESIIIFCYSTGSVAGASNVGGLLGSLDGGSTILGDFWDVQTSGQTTSAAGTGESTAAMKTESTFAGAGWDFSSTWVVNAGVNSGYPYLQSVTDYSLPVQATDFLATADMGSVTLSWKTRSEVNNTGFNILREDPGTSSFKLISSYTINDSLKGLGTSSTGRSYDFTDNKVISGATYHYKIQSVSTYGTTKDLSTLTVTVNVPKNYALYQNYPNPFNPSTAIRFDLKQASNVTLEIYNTLGQRVEKWSNGVMGAGRYNEVVNMSRYA